In Sphingobacterium zeae, one genomic interval encodes:
- a CDS encoding ISAon1 family transposase N-terminal region protein, giving the protein MEEAERKLLSLLMPEGLLEYFQILAVDQVDNQLHIYLDELNIAPTGYENSKLESKGFIPSTEISDFPIRGQKVTLHIRRRRWTVLDTGEIITRNWNLVREGARMTTEFGLFLKKIFG; this is encoded by the coding sequence TTGGAAGAAGCGGAACGTAAATTACTGTCTCTATTGATGCCCGAAGGGCTTTTGGAATACTTTCAGATTTTAGCAGTCGATCAGGTTGACAATCAGCTCCACATTTATTTAGATGAGCTTAATATTGCACCGACAGGCTATGAGAACAGCAAGTTGGAGTCAAAGGGCTTCATTCCTTCCACTGAGATTTCAGACTTTCCCATTCGAGGTCAGAAAGTTACGCTACATATCCGCCGCCGTCGATGGACAGTCCTTGATACCGGAGAGATCATCACAAGAAATTGGAACCTAGTACGTGAGGGTGCTCGAATGACTACGGAATTCGGGCTTTTTTTAAAGAAGATATTTGGATAA
- a CDS encoding response regulator transcription factor, with product MDFNALFSKKNALDRLSERDILQTHDYLEFVKAFSRITYQSIYLIDYQSKSFEYVSDNPLFLAGLTAKEVMEMGYAFYEKYVPADDFQMLININEAGFSFYEKLPLEERKSYVISYDFQIQHASNRPVLINHKLTPVFLTEEGKIWKAICIVSLSTNVSSGNVVIEKLQADLLWELDLLTGRWISRKKINLTAREIEILRFYHRGLSIQETSERIFVSIDTVKFHRRKLFEKLGVSNMNEALVIALNNRLL from the coding sequence ATGGATTTTAATGCGCTATTTTCGAAAAAAAATGCACTTGACCGTCTTTCGGAAAGGGATATCTTACAGACCCATGACTATCTTGAGTTTGTAAAAGCTTTTTCGCGGATTACCTATCAAAGTATTTACCTGATAGATTATCAAAGTAAAAGCTTTGAATATGTGTCTGATAATCCCCTTTTTTTAGCGGGTTTGACCGCTAAGGAGGTGATGGAAATGGGATATGCTTTTTATGAGAAATATGTTCCTGCTGACGATTTTCAGATGCTTATCAATATCAACGAAGCAGGGTTTAGCTTTTACGAAAAATTGCCCCTTGAAGAGCGGAAATCATACGTTATATCTTATGATTTTCAAATACAACATGCTTCAAATAGACCGGTTTTGATTAATCACAAGCTGACGCCTGTTTTTTTAACAGAAGAGGGGAAAATTTGGAAAGCCATTTGTATCGTTTCGTTGTCAACCAATGTTTCTTCTGGTAATGTAGTAATCGAAAAACTTCAGGCTGATTTATTATGGGAACTTGATCTGTTGACAGGTAGATGGATATCCCGTAAAAAGATAAATCTCACAGCGCGCGAAATAGAAATATTGCGCTTTTATCATCGTGGACTCAGTATTCAGGAAACGTCCGAACGAATTTTCGTTTCCATCGATACGGTGAAATTTCACCGGCGGAAATTATTTGAAAAGCTAGGGGTAAGTAATATGAATGAGGCACTGGTCATCGCATTGAACAACCGGTTATTGTAA
- a CDS encoding sensor histidine kinase — MNKFRKYWKLFSHIGAHPGMSYIDFKRVYMINLIALLCLFPTIFFAILNLIDQRYILSAINFSNSTCAFTVLVLQYYGKYNIAKATLLTSNSVFFFAGALLYRNGGEYFLLCTLIVAMLMYENRKIHIVLCITIAFLISLLYLLPDILPPSQQVPRSRSVFNIINALAFIVVAVNFFLDIIYKNMKKIEQQRLNLESMNRDKEKIFSIIAHDIKSPFANLEALVFMFRNQMLNSTTSQEYIQQIYQQIAQQNQALDDLLQWGSSNMQGMNCSTSKLLIKPIIQHIIKSFNDNAQSKQLKINLDIPPDTQIIANRDHMTIILRNLISNAIKFSYVNGNINIYVSVDELYTHIHIQDEGIGINPLKSAALFNEVQQKSFGTEHEPGSGVGLVLCKDLIERNKGIVNIQSTPNKGSIFSVGLPSSPAHITQTKVELPSCC; from the coding sequence ATGAATAAATTTCGTAAATATTGGAAACTATTTTCCCATATTGGTGCACATCCTGGCATGTCATACATCGATTTCAAACGCGTGTACATGATCAATCTGATTGCATTGTTATGTTTATTTCCAACAATATTTTTTGCAATCCTTAATCTTATCGATCAACGTTATATTTTATCTGCTATCAATTTTTCCAATTCAACATGTGCCTTTACAGTGCTTGTTCTTCAATATTACGGGAAATACAACATCGCTAAGGCCACGTTGTTAACAAGTAATTCTGTATTTTTCTTTGCAGGTGCTCTGCTTTATAGAAATGGTGGAGAATATTTTTTATTGTGCACATTGATCGTCGCGATGTTGATGTATGAAAACCGAAAGATTCATATAGTTCTTTGTATTACGATAGCTTTTCTAATTTCACTTTTATATCTGCTACCCGATATACTGCCACCAAGCCAGCAAGTTCCGCGGTCAAGATCGGTGTTCAATATTATTAATGCGCTTGCTTTTATCGTCGTTGCGGTCAACTTCTTTCTTGATATCATCTATAAGAATATGAAAAAGATCGAGCAGCAGCGCCTTAATTTAGAATCTATGAATCGCGACAAGGAAAAAATATTTTCAATTATTGCTCACGACATTAAAAGTCCTTTTGCCAACCTTGAAGCGCTGGTGTTTATGTTCCGTAACCAAATGCTAAACAGTACCACGTCACAGGAATATATTCAACAAATCTATCAACAGATTGCGCAACAGAATCAGGCGTTAGATGACCTACTGCAATGGGGCAGCAGCAATATGCAAGGAATGAATTGTAGCACATCAAAACTATTGATTAAACCCATTATCCAACACATTATTAAAAGCTTCAACGATAATGCGCAATCTAAACAACTCAAAATCAATCTGGATATACCGCCTGATACACAAATAATTGCCAATAGAGATCATATGACAATCATTTTGCGAAACTTAATCAGTAATGCGATAAAATTTAGTTATGTCAATGGCAATATCAACATTTATGTCAGTGTGGACGAGCTCTATACACATATTCATATTCAGGATGAAGGTATAGGTATAAATCCATTAAAATCTGCCGCCCTATTTAATGAAGTTCAGCAAAAGTCCTTTGGAACCGAACATGAACCTGGATCGGGTGTTGGACTCGTATTGTGCAAGGATCTGATTGAGAGAAATAAGGGCATTGTAAACATTCAAAGCACACCCAATAAGGGATCTATTTTTAGCGTTGGACTACCCTCCTCTCCAGCTCATATTACCCAAACTAAGGTAGAATTACCCTCATGCTGTTAG
- a CDS encoding discoidin domain-containing protein, translated as MNLDAKNLGIGGDIGWKATVWIGGMIHELGHGLNASHNRMNKTLAPTLGTALMGSGNSTYGISTTSLTSSTAATFNNSQVFSSVTRSDWYASASAEIISLSSSFTNNTIIISGKFTANKPVNDIVVWHDREPFGGNNDYDAVQWATKIIGQDSFRFECPLADFYDLTGNYEMRIGFMHINGVRTTIRYAYNFNNNIPDLSKVVTYKLLPTTGWSIVGSDSNEPGSTASNVLDMNRSTVWHTPWSSTQTPQPHFFSVNMGDLRTIKGLAFRNRDNLNGAMKDVNIYSSANGTSWTLIKTAQLTKVSGSWINVDLNASISTRYLKIESTSSWGDFFYSHLADFGAY; from the coding sequence GTGAATCTTGACGCTAAAAATTTGGGAATTGGCGGCGATATTGGGTGGAAGGCAACGGTATGGATTGGTGGTATGATTCACGAATTGGGTCATGGCTTGAATGCCAGCCACAACAGAATGAATAAGACATTGGCACCAACTTTAGGTACAGCTTTAATGGGATCAGGAAATTCCACTTATGGAATCTCAACAACCTCCCTCACAAGCAGCACTGCGGCGACATTTAATAATAGTCAAGTATTCAGTTCTGTGACTAGAAGTGATTGGTATGCATCTGCATCAGCAGAAATTATATCTTTGTCTTCGAGCTTTACAAACAATACAATTATCATATCCGGAAAATTTACAGCGAACAAGCCTGTCAATGATATTGTTGTTTGGCATGATAGAGAACCCTTCGGTGGAAACAACGATTATGATGCCGTGCAGTGGGCAACAAAAATCATCGGTCAGGATAGCTTTAGATTCGAATGTCCACTCGCTGATTTTTATGACCTCACAGGAAATTATGAAATGAGAATTGGCTTTATGCACATCAACGGTGTTCGTACAACCATACGTTACGCCTATAACTTTAACAACAATATCCCCGATCTATCCAAAGTTGTTACTTACAAACTATTGCCGACGACAGGCTGGTCCATCGTCGGAAGTGATAGCAATGAGCCTGGATCAACAGCAAGTAATGTCCTGGATATGAACCGAAGCACTGTCTGGCATACGCCATGGTCATCAACACAAACACCTCAACCACATTTCTTCTCCGTGAATATGGGAGATCTACGCACCATTAAGGGGCTTGCATTTCGTAATCGCGATAATTTAAATGGAGCAATGAAAGATGTCAATATCTATTCAAGTGCAAACGGTACGAGCTGGACCCTAATCAAAACGGCACAATTGACAAAAGTTTCAGGTTCTTGGATTAATGTCGATCTCAACGCATCCATTAGCACGCGTTATCTTAAAATAGAATCTACCAGCTCTTGGGGCGATTTCTTCTATTCGCATCTTGCTGATTTTGGGGCGTATTAA
- the gap gene encoding type I glyceraldehyde-3-phosphate dehydrogenase: MLNIAINGFGRIGRNTLRNIFLRGASDEIKIVAINDLTDTKTLAHLFKYDSVHGPFHGTVCHDENHIIINGRAIRVTNEKDPSMLPWRELGIDVVIESTGHFTTRAKSALHLEAGAKKVIISAPAQDKDIPTVVLGINDQTIDLSASILSNASCTTNNVAPLVKILDDHWGIKDGYITTVHSMTGDQNLHDAPHKDLRRARAASSAIIPTTTGAAKAITNVFPHLQNKLGGAGIRVPVLNGSLTDFTCTLEKQTTVEEINKAFQWAAKNELKEVLYYTEDPIVSVDIINNPYSCVFDAQLTSIVGGLVKVVGWYDNEFGYSNRLVDLLIKIDHLSEKSFA, translated from the coding sequence ATGCTCAACATAGCAATCAACGGATTCGGCCGTATCGGCAGAAATACATTGCGTAATATTTTTCTTCGCGGAGCTTCTGATGAGATAAAGATCGTTGCAATAAATGATTTGACAGATACAAAGACGCTTGCCCATTTATTTAAATATGATTCGGTGCACGGCCCTTTTCATGGCACTGTGTGCCACGATGAAAATCACATTATTATCAATGGCAGAGCAATCCGCGTTACTAATGAAAAAGATCCTTCGATGCTCCCGTGGAGAGAATTAGGTATCGATGTTGTGATAGAATCAACAGGGCATTTTACGACACGTGCCAAGTCAGCTTTACATTTAGAAGCAGGTGCAAAGAAAGTCATTATCTCGGCACCGGCACAAGACAAGGATATTCCGACAGTAGTGCTCGGTATTAATGATCAGACTATCGATCTTTCGGCATCCATTTTATCCAATGCCTCTTGCACGACTAATAATGTTGCTCCCTTAGTAAAAATTTTAGATGACCATTGGGGCATAAAAGATGGCTATATCACTACGGTGCACTCCATGACAGGCGATCAAAATCTTCATGATGCACCACATAAAGATTTACGGAGAGCGCGGGCGGCGTCATCTGCAATCATTCCAACAACAACAGGTGCAGCTAAAGCTATCACCAACGTTTTTCCACATTTACAGAATAAGCTCGGTGGCGCTGGAATACGCGTTCCTGTCCTGAATGGCTCATTAACTGACTTCACCTGTACACTTGAAAAGCAAACCACAGTTGAAGAAATTAATAAGGCCTTTCAATGGGCAGCAAAAAATGAATTGAAGGAAGTGCTGTATTACACAGAAGATCCAATCGTTTCCGTTGACATCATCAATAACCCTTATTCCTGTGTTTTTGATGCCCAGCTCACTTCTATTGTTGGGGGATTGGTCAAGGTGGTAGGTTGGTACGATAATGAATTTGGTTATTCCAATCGATTGGTTGATTTACTGATTAAGATTGATCATTTAAGTGAAAAATCTTTTGCCTAA
- a CDS encoding quinone-dependent dihydroorotate dehydrogenase: MYKLVKPIFFTMNPETAHHKVTGGLNVFSKIWGAKQLLNAFFTVEDPRLEREVFGLKFKNPVGLAAGFDKNAEYIADMANLGFGFIEIGTVTPKPQPGNDKPRMFRLVPDEALINRMGFNNQGADVAANRLKNLTDRKGVLIGGNIGKNKLTPNEDAVNDYIYCFNALFDHVDYFVVNVSSPNTPGLRDLQEKEPLKHILNTLQGLNNSKLTPKPILLKIAPDLTNSQLDDIVEIVMETQIAGVIATNTTVSRDGLKSATALTQEAGGVSGRPLTKRSTEVIRYLSQKSNKAFPIIGVGGIHSAKDAIEKLDAGASLVQVYTGFIYEGPGLIASICKGILQTGR; encoded by the coding sequence ATGTATAAATTAGTCAAGCCAATATTCTTTACAATGAATCCCGAGACGGCTCACCACAAAGTGACCGGAGGATTAAATGTTTTCTCAAAAATTTGGGGTGCAAAACAATTATTGAATGCTTTTTTTACAGTCGAAGATCCACGTTTGGAGCGCGAAGTTTTTGGATTGAAGTTTAAAAATCCAGTAGGTCTTGCAGCAGGATTTGATAAGAATGCGGAGTATATCGCTGATATGGCTAATTTGGGATTTGGTTTTATTGAGATTGGAACAGTAACTCCTAAACCGCAACCCGGTAATGATAAACCTAGAATGTTTCGTCTGGTACCGGACGAGGCGCTGATCAATAGGATGGGATTCAATAATCAGGGGGCTGATGTCGCTGCAAATAGATTAAAAAACTTGACAGATCGTAAGGGGGTATTGATAGGTGGGAATATCGGGAAGAATAAGCTTACGCCTAATGAAGACGCCGTTAATGATTATATCTATTGTTTCAATGCACTATTTGACCATGTGGATTATTTTGTCGTCAACGTCAGTTCTCCCAATACGCCTGGTCTACGCGATTTACAGGAAAAGGAACCGCTAAAACACATCCTGAATACTTTACAGGGATTGAATAATAGCAAATTAACTCCGAAGCCTATTCTACTTAAAATTGCTCCTGATTTAACAAATAGTCAATTGGATGATATCGTGGAGATTGTTATGGAGACGCAGATTGCTGGCGTTATTGCAACCAATACCACCGTCTCAAGAGATGGATTGAAGAGTGCAACGGCATTAACGCAAGAAGCAGGGGGAGTGAGCGGACGTCCTTTGACCAAAAGGTCTACGGAAGTTATTCGGTACCTAAGTCAAAAATCGAATAAGGCTTTTCCAATTATTGGTGTTGGTGGGATTCATTCGGCTAAAGATGCCATTGAAAAATTAGATGCAGGTGCAAGCCTTGTTCAGGTTTACACTGGCTTTATTTATGAAGGGCCTGGTTTGATTGCCAGTATCTGTAAGGGTATACTCCAGACAGGAAGGTAA
- the msrB gene encoding peptide-methionine (R)-S-oxide reductase MsrB yields the protein MNTINQKDHVIYFAGGCFWGTEHFFKQIRGVTATEVGYANGNLQNPSYTQVSTGTTGFTETVKVIYDPHIVNLNLLIDLFFKTIDPTSLNKQGNDIGTQYRTGIYYTNTSDAPIIKERVATLASQYSEKIVVEVEPLQNFYDAEAYHQKYLDKNPGGYCHISPDLFELARKANPQKVIQENEKPYKKADKEALKKVLTPLQYNVTQNAATERAFDNEYNDEFREGIYVDITTGEPLFVSTDKFESGCGWPSFSKPISDSVIDELSDNSYGMRRTEVRSKTGDAHLGHVFNDGPADKGGLRYCINSASLRFIPKDKMKEQGYEKYLPLLVKK from the coding sequence ATGAATACTATAAATCAAAAAGATCACGTAATTTATTTCGCCGGAGGTTGTTTTTGGGGAACCGAACATTTTTTTAAACAGATCCGCGGGGTCACCGCAACCGAGGTTGGCTACGCCAATGGAAACCTTCAAAATCCTTCTTATACACAAGTTTCCACTGGAACAACTGGCTTTACTGAAACCGTTAAGGTGATTTACGATCCTCACATCGTAAATCTCAACTTACTAATCGACCTTTTCTTCAAAACGATAGACCCCACTTCGCTGAATAAACAGGGTAATGACATTGGCACACAATATCGCACGGGTATATATTATACCAATACAAGTGACGCCCCTATTATCAAAGAACGCGTAGCCACACTTGCAAGTCAATATTCCGAAAAAATAGTCGTAGAAGTAGAGCCTTTACAGAATTTTTATGATGCTGAAGCCTACCATCAAAAATATCTAGATAAAAACCCCGGCGGTTACTGCCACATAAGTCCTGATTTATTTGAGCTGGCTCGCAAAGCAAATCCGCAAAAAGTGATCCAGGAAAACGAAAAACCCTATAAAAAAGCAGATAAAGAGGCGCTAAAGAAAGTGCTTACGCCATTGCAATATAATGTAACACAAAATGCTGCTACTGAACGCGCATTTGATAATGAATATAATGACGAATTTAGAGAAGGTATCTATGTAGATATTACCACAGGAGAACCTTTATTTGTGTCTACTGATAAATTTGAATCTGGATGTGGATGGCCGAGCTTTTCTAAACCAATCAGTGATAGTGTTATTGACGAACTATCTGACAATTCTTACGGAATGCGCAGAACTGAGGTCCGTAGCAAAACGGGAGATGCACATCTTGGACACGTTTTCAATGATGGTCCGGCTGATAAAGGAGGATTAAGATATTGTATCAACAGTGCTTCACTCCGATTTATTCCAAAGGATAAAATGAAAGAACAAGGCTATGAAAAATATCTGCCGCTACTGGTAAAGAAATAG
- a CDS encoding TlpA family protein disulfide reductase, whose translation MNKKIVLGLTAVFVAGILYSCGDNNKSKSEGTTMPTQEVASENHDHAGHDHGQKAPTQSSEPAGILPNFTFYQLRSGIRVTNDNVAKDKNTVFILFDPGCSHCQHEAVELEKNMDRLKDVNIYYISMNDPALVLGFFDSFAPKLSKASNVEVLIDKDQTFIQKIHVPTQFPANYVYGADGKLKAHWEGEKNINEAISQFHK comes from the coding sequence ATGAACAAAAAAATAGTCTTAGGATTAACAGCGGTATTCGTGGCTGGAATCCTATACTCATGCGGCGATAATAACAAATCAAAATCTGAGGGTACAACAATGCCCACACAGGAGGTTGCTTCAGAAAACCACGACCATGCGGGACATGATCACGGGCAGAAGGCTCCTACCCAATCTTCCGAACCAGCTGGAATTCTACCTAATTTTACGTTTTATCAACTTCGTTCCGGGATAAGAGTTACAAACGATAATGTTGCCAAAGATAAAAATACGGTATTTATCCTTTTTGATCCAGGCTGTAGCCATTGTCAGCATGAGGCTGTCGAGTTAGAAAAAAACATGGATCGTTTAAAGGATGTCAATATATATTATATCTCCATGAATGACCCGGCTTTAGTATTGGGCTTTTTTGACAGTTTTGCTCCAAAATTATCCAAAGCATCGAATGTTGAAGTATTGATCGATAAAGATCAGACATTTATTCAAAAAATCCATGTGCCGACACAATTCCCTGCGAATTATGTTTATGGAGCAGATGGAAAACTGAAAGCACATTGGGAGGGCGAAAAAAATATCAACGAAGCAATAAGCCAATTTCATAAATAA
- a CDS encoding ABC-F family ATP-binding cassette domain-containing protein, with amino-acid sequence MISINNLTFEIGSRALYDEANWHIKPGDKVGLIGANGTGKSTLLRLIVGQYTPTSGSISMAKDLKIGYLNQDLLSYHSDKSILHVAMEAFERQNQLHTEIEELLGKLETDYSDDILNKLSDKQVEFEALDGYNIEFKAHEILAGLGFSEAEQKRPLATFSGGWRMRVMLARILLQTPDILLLDEPTNHMDLPSIKWLENYLQAFDGAIVIVSHDRYFLDRIIKKTVESRKGKLTLYAGNYSFYLEEKELRNELQANQFKNQQAKIKQEERLIERFRAKASKAKMAQSRIKALDRLERIDDVDDDNPTVNFSFKFSKPSGRHVVTLENISKSYPNLEILRNTSAIIEKGDKIALIGANGKGKSTLLRIVADADHEFEGKAEQGHNVSQTFFAQHQLEALHLENSILAELQAFAPKHTETELRSILGCFLFTGDDAFKKIKVLSGGEKSRVALAKALTADANFLALDEPTNHLDMQSVNILIQALQQYEGTFIVVSHDRYFLDNVANKIWYIEDKQIKEYPGTYQEYEEWAAKRIVKPDGKTEKKAKEEPKAKKEKQPLTEDKTRLLSKKNKELTSFEQKIEEQEILVKTLESKLADEAVYSDAAKLQDTTRSYNSAKALLIQFQESWEQLAEEIMDLEND; translated from the coding sequence ATGATATCAATAAATAATTTAACATTTGAAATAGGATCTCGCGCCCTATATGATGAAGCAAACTGGCATATCAAACCAGGAGATAAAGTTGGCCTGATCGGCGCTAATGGTACAGGTAAATCTACTTTGCTTCGGCTTATTGTAGGTCAATACACACCGACATCAGGATCGATTTCTATGGCGAAGGATCTGAAGATTGGCTATTTAAACCAGGATTTATTATCATACCATTCTGATAAAAGCATTTTGCATGTTGCAATGGAAGCTTTCGAACGCCAAAATCAATTACATACCGAAATCGAAGAGTTACTTGGTAAATTAGAAACAGACTACTCCGATGATATTCTAAATAAGTTGAGTGATAAACAGGTAGAATTCGAAGCGCTAGATGGGTATAACATTGAATTCAAAGCTCATGAAATTCTAGCGGGTCTTGGCTTTTCTGAAGCAGAGCAAAAAAGACCGCTAGCTACGTTCTCCGGGGGTTGGCGAATGCGGGTCATGCTAGCCCGTATCCTTTTACAGACTCCGGATATTTTATTGCTCGATGAGCCTACCAACCACATGGACCTACCTTCAATTAAATGGCTTGAAAACTATCTTCAGGCGTTCGATGGTGCCATTGTGATTGTTTCCCATGATAGGTATTTCCTGGACCGTATCATTAAGAAAACGGTCGAATCGCGTAAAGGGAAATTAACACTTTATGCGGGTAACTACAGTTTTTACCTTGAAGAAAAAGAACTACGAAATGAACTTCAGGCGAATCAATTTAAAAACCAACAGGCAAAAATAAAACAGGAAGAACGCTTAATTGAGCGCTTTCGAGCCAAGGCATCGAAAGCAAAAATGGCTCAGTCACGCATCAAGGCTTTGGATCGCTTGGAAAGAATAGACGACGTGGATGATGATAATCCAACGGTAAACTTTAGTTTTAAATTTTCAAAACCTTCCGGCCGTCATGTCGTTACTTTGGAAAATATCTCCAAATCCTACCCTAACCTAGAGATATTGAGAAACACCTCAGCAATTATTGAAAAGGGTGATAAAATCGCTTTGATTGGTGCCAATGGTAAAGGTAAATCGACACTATTACGCATTGTAGCTGACGCGGATCACGAGTTTGAAGGAAAGGCAGAGCAAGGCCATAATGTGTCGCAAACATTTTTTGCGCAACACCAGCTTGAGGCCTTACACCTGGAGAATTCCATCCTTGCCGAATTACAAGCCTTTGCACCAAAACATACAGAGACTGAATTACGTTCTATCCTAGGATGCTTCCTTTTTACAGGGGATGATGCCTTCAAGAAAATTAAAGTCCTTTCTGGAGGCGAAAAATCACGTGTTGCGCTTGCTAAAGCATTAACGGCAGATGCCAACTTCTTGGCACTCGATGAGCCCACCAACCATTTGGATATGCAGTCGGTCAACATTCTGATCCAGGCTTTACAACAATACGAAGGAACCTTTATTGTCGTATCCCACGACCGTTATTTCTTGGATAATGTCGCGAATAAAATCTGGTACATAGAAGATAAACAAATCAAAGAATACCCCGGAACGTACCAGGAATATGAAGAATGGGCGGCAAAACGGATTGTCAAACCTGACGGTAAGACGGAAAAGAAAGCAAAGGAAGAACCGAAAGCAAAGAAAGAAAAGCAACCGCTTACGGAAGATAAAACGCGTTTATTAAGCAAAAAGAATAAAGAACTTACATCATTTGAACAAAAAATAGAAGAACAGGAAATTTTAGTCAAAACGTTAGAGTCAAAGCTTGCCGATGAAGCTGTTTATTCGGATGCCGCTAAATTACAGGACACTACGCGCTCATACAACTCGGCGAAAGCATTATTGATACAATTTCAGGAAAGCTGGGAACAGTTGGCAGAAGAAATCATGGATTTGGAAAACGATTAA
- a CDS encoding TIGR02757 family protein: protein MTVAADFDLKDFLDKKVEEYNQPNFIPNDPIVIPHQFSAKQDIEIMGFLASIMAWGQRRTIINKCKELIVRMDGQPYDYIMNHQEQDLKSLLGFKHRTFNDTDILYFVAFFNYHYRHFESLEDAFLVGQENRKEIDLELALNTFKTYFFSLPDYPARTRKHISSPAQKSTVKRINMFLRWMVRQDNKGVDFGIWNRLSPKDLICPCDVHVERVARKFGLITLHKVNWKTAQELTANLRLLDPLDPVKYDFALFGLGVEREL from the coding sequence ATGACGGTAGCAGCTGATTTTGATCTGAAAGATTTTTTGGATAAGAAAGTTGAGGAATATAACCAACCTAATTTTATACCCAATGATCCGATAGTTATTCCACATCAATTTTCTGCCAAGCAGGATATTGAGATCATGGGTTTCCTGGCCTCAATAATGGCTTGGGGCCAAAGGAGGACGATTATCAATAAATGCAAAGAGCTCATCGTTCGAATGGATGGTCAGCCATATGATTACATCATGAATCATCAAGAACAGGATCTAAAAAGTTTATTGGGATTTAAGCATCGCACGTTTAATGACACCGATATTCTATATTTCGTTGCGTTCTTTAACTACCATTATCGTCATTTTGAATCTTTGGAAGATGCTTTTCTGGTAGGTCAGGAGAACAGAAAGGAGATTGATCTGGAACTGGCTCTTAATACCTTTAAAACGTATTTTTTTTCACTGCCAGATTATCCTGCGCGTACACGTAAACATATTAGTAGCCCCGCACAGAAATCCACTGTTAAAAGGATTAATATGTTTTTACGCTGGATGGTTAGACAGGATAACAAAGGTGTGGATTTTGGTATCTGGAATCGCCTTTCACCAAAAGATCTGATCTGCCCTTGCGATGTTCATGTGGAGCGTGTGGCGCGCAAATTTGGTTTAATTACACTTCATAAAGTCAATTGGAAGACAGCGCAGGAGTTAACAGCAAACTTACGTTTACTTGATCCTCTGGATCCCGTCAAATATGATTTTGCCTTATTCGGTCTGGGAGTAGAAAGGGAACTATAA